In bacterium, the sequence CCACCGGGCCCGGGTGACGGTGACCGACCTGCGCGAGGCGGAGGAGCTGGCGCCTTCGCTCGCGCTCCTGCGCGACCTGGACGTGGAGCTCCACCTCGGGGCGCACCGGGAGGAGGACTTCCGCGCGGCGGACGTCGTCTTCGTCAACCCGGCGGTGCCCAAGACGTCGCCGTACCTCGCGTTCGCCCGGGAATCGGGGACCGAGCTCTCGTCGGAAATCGTCCTCTTCGTCGAGCGCTTCCGCGGAACGGTGCTGGCGGTGACCGGCTCGAACGGCAAGACGACCACGGCGGGGATGCTGGGGGATATCGTGAGCCGCCACGCGCCGGGCGCCCTGGTGGGCGGCAACATGGGGGTGTGCCTGTTGGATCGGGTGGACGACGCCCCGCCGGGCCTGCCCGCCGTTCTCGAACTCTCCAGCTTCCAACTCGAGGACCTCGGGGAAATCGGCTGGTCCCCGCACATCGCCGTGGTGACCAACCTGACCCCCAACCACCTGGACCGCCACGGCACATTCTCCGCCTATATCGAGGCGAAATCCCAAATTCTCGCGCACCAGACCGCCCGGGACTCGGCGGTGCTCAATGCCGAGGACCCGCAGGTGGCGAAACTGGCAGAGCTGACCCGGGGGTCGGTCCTGCGGTTCGGCCTGGACGGGGTCGAGGGGGTCAACTTCTACCGGGAACCCAGGGGCCCCGAGGACAAGGGTCGGCTGGTGGCGGGTTTCGCCGGTGCGGAGCAGCGGTACTTCGAGCTGGATAAATTCGCCCCGCGGGGCGACCACAACGTGGCCAACGCCCTGGCGGCCTCGGCGGCGGCCTACGCCTTCGGCATCCCGCTCTCGGTGACGGCGGCGGCGCTCACCGGATTCAAGCCCATCGTCCACCGGCTGGAGGAAATCGCCACGGTGAACGGGGTGACC encodes:
- the murD gene encoding UDP-N-acetylmuramoyl-L-alanine--D-glutamate ligase produces the protein MIKLEGRRALVMGLGLFGGGVGLTRYLIRHRARVTVTDLREAEELAPSLALLRDLDVELHLGAHREEDFRAADVVFVNPAVPKTSPYLAFARESGTELSSEIVLFVERFRGTVLAVTGSNGKTTTAGMLGDIVSRHAPGALVGGNMGVCLLDRVDDAPPGLPAVLELSSFQLEDLGEIGWSPHIAVVTNLTPNHLDRHGTFSAYIEAKSQILAHQTARDSAVLNAEDPQVAKLAELTRGSVLRFGLDGVEGVNFYREPRGPEDKGRLVAGFAGAEQRYFELDKFAPRGDHNVANALAASAAAYAFGIPLSVTAAALTGFKPIVHRLEEIATVNGVT